A region of Natribaculum luteum DNA encodes the following proteins:
- a CDS encoding ABC transporter permease translates to MATSERVRAAAADVLYPASALCVGIALWWTIVTFADVPSFVLPSPRAVAAQLLGNPTLYAHNAWNTLEKVVYGGAVGVLAGFLLAAFVAYVPWFRRAIYPSLVTVRVLPKLAIAPLLLIYLGTGTTTATVFVALVTFFPLVLSTAAGLDRAPAEHHDLLRSVNASTLERIAYVDVPYALPDVFAGLKQSVTLAVVGAVVAEWVVADDGLGFIILLGSENVRPEVMLAALVVLLLEGLALYGVVVLAQRGVLRWVGLEFE, encoded by the coding sequence CCGCGGCGGACGTGCTCTACCCGGCGAGCGCGCTCTGTGTGGGCATCGCGCTCTGGTGGACGATCGTGACGTTCGCGGACGTTCCGTCGTTCGTGTTGCCGTCGCCGCGGGCCGTCGCCGCCCAGCTCCTGGGAAATCCGACGCTGTACGCGCACAACGCCTGGAACACGCTCGAGAAGGTCGTCTACGGGGGTGCCGTGGGTGTCCTCGCTGGATTCCTGCTGGCGGCGTTCGTCGCGTACGTCCCGTGGTTTCGGCGGGCGATCTACCCCTCGCTCGTGACGGTCAGGGTGTTGCCGAAACTCGCGATCGCGCCGTTGCTTCTGATCTACCTGGGGACGGGAACGACGACGGCGACCGTGTTCGTCGCGCTCGTCACGTTCTTCCCGCTCGTGTTGAGCACGGCGGCGGGACTCGACCGGGCACCGGCGGAGCACCACGACCTGTTGCGGTCGGTAAACGCCAGCACGCTCGAGCGGATCGCGTACGTGGACGTCCCCTACGCCCTGCCGGACGTCTTCGCCGGGCTCAAGCAGTCGGTGACGCTCGCAGTCGTCGGAGCCGTCGTCGCCGAGTGGGTCGTCGCGGACGACGGCCTCGGATTCATTATCCTCCTGGGTTCGGAGAACGTCCGTCCCGAGGTCATGCTCGCGGCGCTCGTCGTCCTGTTGCTTGAGGGACTCGCCCTCTACGGCGTCGTCGTGCTCGCACAGCGCGGCGTCCTCCGGTGGGTGGGTCTCGAGTTCGAGTGA
- a CDS encoding ABC transporter permease, whose amino-acid sequence MSDGRGDRHGRPRVDVPSLARRRGQSVVDVGLAATSRAFPPVAVLAVVLLAWHAAVVVSDMPTLILPSPLEVLEALAETYPTLLEDAAVTGLTAGLGLLAGGTVGFVLAFAMTYSRAATRTLLPYVVALRIAPLIAVAPLLFLWFGRGVLARALLVTTLTVFPITIAAVDGLRSTPESYLDLARTVGASRTAVFLRVRVPAAAPSVFAGFKIAATLSVVGAVVAEFVTLEAGLGYRVFDTAAYLRTAETYAALVVLSGLGVGFYVLPVAAERAFWRA is encoded by the coding sequence ATGAGCGACGGACGCGGAGACCGACACGGCCGACCACGCGTGGACGTTCCCTCGCTCGCTCGACGGAGGGGACAGAGCGTCGTCGACGTCGGCCTCGCCGCGACGAGTCGTGCGTTTCCGCCGGTCGCCGTCCTCGCAGTCGTCCTCCTCGCGTGGCACGCCGCCGTCGTGGTCTCCGACATGCCGACGCTGATCCTCCCGTCGCCACTCGAGGTCCTCGAGGCGCTCGCCGAGACGTATCCGACGCTGCTCGAGGACGCCGCGGTCACGGGGCTCACCGCGGGCCTCGGATTGCTCGCCGGTGGGACGGTCGGGTTCGTCCTCGCGTTCGCGATGACCTACTCGCGGGCGGCGACGCGGACGCTGTTGCCTTACGTGGTCGCGTTGCGCATCGCCCCCCTGATCGCCGTCGCCCCGCTCCTGTTTCTCTGGTTCGGCCGGGGCGTGCTGGCCCGGGCGCTGCTCGTGACGACGCTGACCGTCTTCCCGATCACGATCGCCGCGGTCGACGGACTCCGGAGCACGCCGGAGTCGTACCTCGATCTCGCGCGCACCGTCGGCGCGTCGCGGACCGCCGTCTTCCTTCGCGTGCGCGTCCCCGCCGCCGCGCCGAGCGTGTTCGCCGGGTTCAAGATCGCCGCGACGCTTTCCGTCGTCGGTGCCGTCGTCGCGGAGTTCGTCACGCTCGAGGCGGGGCTGGGCTACCGTGTGTTCGACACCGCGGCGTACCTCCGAACGGCCGAGACCTACGCCGCCCTCGTCGTCCTCTCGGGGCTCGGCGTGGGCTTTTACGTTCTCCCCGTCGCCGCCGAACGCGCGTTCTGGCGGGCGTAA
- a CDS encoding ABC transporter substrate-binding protein has translation MTRIHTGRGERAARNTRRGFLAVAGGVAVAGCTGRFGSDGEPNDNEPNDVGDDTADGPEVESVSLLLNWNISGLHAPYVAADENGFYEEEGFEAVEIESGDGSDFAANQAGLGNVEFAISSSDQILNVNSRGLSPLAVGIVMQRNPNVVFASRKQFGELADAEQLDGATVGSGPGMVRQMTQAFLDSHGILESVEYVDTGFDTVQQLLGGEIDAAGGVFGDVVDAEHQGGEIDVLPIADAIPSYGHLVATEKDFGDANPNTVRAFLRATARGAVWASQNPDEAIDLLVDVQPELEEVRENQADKWGVMHGEYMTSETVRENGWGFSAADPWERTHEVLADGDVLEGDVDPNNVWTNEYLDAEYEYVADYAELVEE, from the coding sequence GTGACACGCATTCACACAGGGCGTGGGGAGAGGGCGGCGCGCAACACGCGACGGGGATTTCTGGCGGTCGCCGGTGGGGTCGCCGTCGCCGGCTGTACCGGGAGGTTCGGGAGCGACGGCGAGCCGAACGACAACGAGCCAAACGACGTGGGCGACGACACGGCGGACGGACCCGAAGTCGAGTCCGTCTCCCTGTTGCTCAACTGGAACATAAGCGGCCTCCACGCGCCGTACGTCGCGGCCGACGAGAACGGCTTCTACGAGGAGGAGGGCTTCGAGGCGGTCGAGATCGAGAGCGGCGACGGCTCCGACTTTGCGGCCAACCAGGCCGGTCTCGGCAACGTCGAGTTCGCGATCTCGAGCAGCGACCAGATCCTCAACGTCAACAGTCGAGGACTCTCGCCGCTCGCGGTCGGCATCGTCATGCAACGGAATCCGAACGTCGTCTTCGCCAGTCGCAAGCAGTTCGGCGAACTCGCCGACGCCGAGCAGTTAGACGGTGCCACGGTCGGGAGCGGCCCCGGCATGGTCCGCCAGATGACGCAGGCGTTTCTCGACTCCCACGGGATCCTCGAGAGCGTCGAGTACGTCGACACCGGGTTCGACACCGTCCAGCAACTGCTCGGTGGCGAGATCGACGCCGCGGGGGGCGTCTTCGGCGACGTCGTCGACGCCGAACACCAGGGCGGCGAGATCGACGTTCTCCCGATCGCGGACGCGATTCCGTCGTACGGCCACCTCGTGGCCACCGAGAAGGACTTCGGCGATGCGAACCCGAACACCGTCCGGGCGTTCCTCCGGGCGACGGCCAGGGGTGCCGTCTGGGCGAGCCAGAACCCGGACGAGGCGATCGACCTCCTCGTCGACGTCCAGCCAGAACTCGAGGAGGTCCGCGAGAACCAGGCCGACAAGTGGGGCGTCATGCACGGCGAGTACATGACCTCGGAGACGGTGCGCGAGAACGGCTGGGGGTTCAGCGCCGCCGACCCGTGGGAACGAACGCACGAGGTGCTGGCCGACGGCGACGTCCTCGAGGGTGACGTCGACCCGAACAACGTGTGGACGAACGAGTATCTCGACGCAGAGTACGAGTACGTCGCCGACTACGCGGAACTGGTCGAAGAATGA
- a CDS encoding VOC family protein codes for MTARAVDHVNVDVDDLEACYEFYRDVLGLSLLRPPEDFQGEHAMFEVGETVVTLVETGRADGWSPADLEHPLDKGHLAFESSRERYDEFVDDLDGQFPKQGPYDWGEFEGFYFLDPDGNLLEVVTYDPPRAERDRPLLTHDDV; via the coding sequence ATGACCGCACGCGCCGTCGACCACGTGAACGTCGACGTCGACGACCTCGAGGCGTGCTACGAGTTCTACCGGGACGTCCTCGGACTGTCGTTGCTGCGCCCGCCGGAGGACTTCCAGGGCGAGCATGCCATGTTCGAGGTCGGCGAGACCGTCGTGACGCTCGTCGAGACGGGACGCGCCGACGGGTGGTCGCCCGCGGACCTCGAGCATCCCCTCGACAAGGGCCACCTCGCGTTCGAGAGCTCGCGCGAGCGGTACGACGAGTTCGTCGACGACCTCGACGGCCAGTTCCCGAAGCAGGGACCGTACGACTGGGGCGAGTTCGAGGGCTTCTACTTCCTCGACCCCGACGGCAACCTCCTCGAGGTGGTCACGTACGATCCGCCACGAGCGGAGCGCGACCGGCCGTTGCTCACGCACGACGACGTGTGA
- a CDS encoding ABC transporter substrate-binding protein codes for MESITFQLNWEPNGFQAPYFLARERGFYDEEGLEVRFVEGHGSPFAAEQAARGAATFALAGASAVLSVRSRGLEPLAVAAVTAKTPAAIYTLRDVFGEPLEQPEDLAGRTVAPSATKTRILAAQLLENAGIRDEVDLRDVDPHTHHRVEHQLLDGDVDAAVGVVTNGLELERDHDRPADELPIGEHLGVYGMTLVTEPSFAADNPETVRAFLRATARGWAVASREPEAAVDALVSRNATLERRREIEREKFEAAAGDLQVTPHVAETGWGNHDGDRWRRLGETLAETDLLEGEIDPDAAWTNEYLDADAPAIRDYAERAGRWR; via the coding sequence GTGGAATCGATCACCTTCCAGCTCAACTGGGAACCCAACGGCTTCCAGGCCCCGTACTTCCTCGCACGCGAGCGGGGTTTCTACGACGAGGAGGGACTCGAGGTTCGGTTCGTCGAGGGACACGGCTCTCCGTTCGCCGCCGAGCAGGCCGCTCGAGGTGCGGCCACGTTCGCGCTCGCAGGTGCCAGCGCCGTCCTCTCCGTCCGGAGCCGCGGACTCGAGCCGCTGGCCGTCGCGGCAGTGACGGCGAAGACCCCGGCGGCGATCTACACGCTGCGGGACGTCTTCGGCGAACCGCTCGAGCAGCCGGAAGACCTCGCCGGACGGACCGTCGCCCCCTCGGCGACGAAGACGCGCATCCTCGCCGCCCAGTTGCTCGAGAACGCCGGAATTCGCGACGAGGTCGACCTCCGGGACGTCGACCCGCACACCCACCACCGCGTCGAGCACCAGCTGCTCGACGGGGACGTCGACGCGGCGGTCGGCGTCGTCACCAACGGCCTCGAACTCGAGCGCGACCACGACCGGCCGGCGGACGAACTCCCGATCGGGGAGCACCTGGGCGTCTACGGGATGACACTCGTGACGGAGCCGTCGTTCGCGGCCGATAATCCCGAGACGGTGCGGGCGTTCCTCCGCGCCACCGCCCGCGGCTGGGCTGTGGCGTCGCGGGAACCGGAGGCGGCCGTCGACGCGCTGGTCTCGCGCAACGCCACGCTCGAGCGCCGCCGGGAGATCGAACGCGAGAAGTTCGAGGCGGCCGCCGGCGACCTCCAGGTCACCCCGCACGTCGCGGAGACGGGGTGGGGGAACCACGACGGCGACCGCTGGCGACGGCTCGGCGAGACGCTCGCGGAGACCGACCTGCTCGAGGGCGAGATCGATCCAGACGCCGCCTGGACGAACGAGTACCTCGACGCGGACGCGCCGGCGATCCGCGACTATGCCGAACGTGCGGGGCGGTGGCGATGA
- a CDS encoding ABC transporter substrate-binding protein, which produces MEAVDLETQQVELDAHHDDPGDRPMLRARFEHNGSPRYMLYTIKRFGYDHDHDFHLDVQLVSDELEGGVETVEAKLQGGEADLIDIDYISTARERAEGAPIVAVHPYGRTVGGLVAPTDSPIEDLTDLPGRRIGVVRRLDKNWILVRAACREYHGFDPDDEAMPVESGSKVELTRMLRDGEVDAILQFWPIVPEITETGDYHEVLPMSRLVQDLSETDRKLPISTFLTSENYLAENREAVHGFTGAYRDAVERLTTDDEIWTEIGERLMYEDDDAVVRAVRDGWRDMVVADWDEETVAGMERLFDHLLEVAGADALGVDRIPDDTFRLEV; this is translated from the coding sequence ATGGAGGCAGTAGACCTCGAGACCCAGCAGGTCGAACTGGACGCCCACCACGACGATCCGGGAGACCGGCCCATGTTACGAGCGCGATTCGAGCACAACGGCAGCCCCCGGTACATGCTCTACACGATCAAACGGTTCGGGTACGACCACGATCACGACTTCCACCTCGACGTGCAACTCGTCTCGGACGAACTCGAGGGCGGCGTCGAGACCGTCGAGGCGAAGTTACAGGGAGGCGAGGCCGACCTCATCGACATCGACTACATCTCGACGGCGCGCGAGCGGGCCGAGGGCGCACCGATCGTCGCCGTTCACCCGTACGGCCGGACGGTCGGGGGGCTCGTCGCGCCGACGGACTCGCCGATCGAGGATCTGACGGATCTGCCGGGCCGGCGCATCGGCGTCGTCCGCCGGCTGGACAAAAACTGGATCCTGGTTCGCGCGGCGTGTCGCGAGTACCACGGCTTCGACCCCGACGACGAGGCGATGCCGGTCGAGTCGGGATCGAAGGTCGAACTCACCCGCATGCTCCGGGACGGGGAAGTCGACGCAATCCTCCAGTTCTGGCCCATCGTTCCCGAGATCACCGAGACGGGCGACTACCACGAGGTGCTCCCGATGTCCCGGCTCGTCCAGGACCTCTCGGAAACCGACCGGAAGTTGCCGATCTCGACGTTCCTCACGAGCGAGAACTACCTCGCGGAGAACCGGGAGGCGGTCCACGGATTCACGGGCGCGTACCGGGACGCCGTCGAACGACTCACGACCGACGACGAGATCTGGACGGAGATCGGCGAGCGGCTGATGTACGAGGACGACGACGCCGTCGTCCGCGCCGTCCGCGACGGCTGGCGGGACATGGTCGTCGCCGACTGGGACGAGGAGACGGTCGCCGGGATGGAACGGCTGTTCGACCACCTGCTCGAGGTCGCGGGAGCCGACGCCCTCGGCGTCGATCGCATCCCCGACGACACGTTCCGCCTGGAGGTCTGA
- a CDS encoding ABC transporter substrate-binding protein encodes MTENASLRLFHLPFSFVLPQRVAAERGYFEAEGLEVDLVERDRRSVEVKYIPAEETLTGDYEVDIYPVCKWESLRRTWRMDDGRVVANGTFADQPYTVFTHPETSIESPADLADVPVAVNRRTGQEYTAMRALEEHVDPEEVRLVHYGMPTDRLRALRDGEVDAVTLLDPQSTLAESLGFQPILEFENHVGIVGGDDVDRDVLESYVAAYTRAARDVNENPEAFREEYLEMLEKDLEVAPDLFEDVDVAKLRERVTVPRYEVPEPADRDDLGAQLEWMKDRGLIDGEADLDAIVASLG; translated from the coding sequence ATGACAGAGAATGCCTCACTCAGATTGTTTCACCTCCCGTTCTCGTTCGTCCTCCCGCAGCGGGTGGCGGCCGAACGGGGCTACTTCGAGGCGGAGGGACTCGAGGTCGACCTGGTCGAGCGCGACCGGCGGTCCGTCGAGGTAAAGTACATCCCCGCCGAGGAGACGCTGACCGGCGACTACGAGGTGGACATCTACCCGGTGTGCAAGTGGGAGAGCCTCAGGCGAACGTGGCGAATGGACGACGGGCGGGTCGTCGCGAACGGCACCTTCGCCGACCAGCCGTACACGGTGTTCACCCACCCGGAGACGTCGATCGAGTCGCCGGCGGACCTCGCGGACGTCCCGGTCGCCGTCAACCGCCGAACCGGCCAGGAGTACACCGCGATGCGAGCGCTCGAGGAGCACGTCGATCCCGAGGAGGTGCGCCTCGTCCACTACGGGATGCCGACCGATCGCCTGCGCGCGCTCCGGGACGGCGAGGTCGACGCCGTGACGCTGCTCGACCCACAGAGCACGCTCGCGGAGTCCCTCGGCTTCCAGCCGATCCTCGAGTTCGAGAACCACGTGGGGATCGTCGGCGGCGACGACGTCGACCGCGACGTCCTCGAGTCGTACGTCGCTGCCTACACCCGCGCCGCCCGTGACGTCAACGAGAACCCGGAAGCGTTCCGCGAGGAGTACCTCGAGATGCTCGAGAAGGACCTCGAGGTCGCGCCCGACCTCTTCGAGGACGTGGACGTGGCAAAACTTCGCGAGCGCGTGACGGTTCCGCGCTACGAGGTGCCGGAACCCGCCGACCGGGACGATCTCGGTGCGCAACTCGAGTGGATGAAAGACCGCGGCCTCATCGACGGCGAGGCAGACCTCGACGCCATCGTCGCTTCGCTCGGGTGA
- a CDS encoding cupin domain-containing protein, which yields MDRVSTGDTTFDEVAEGVYLADLATGRRACVKYWRIESGATLPVHRHDNEQIGYVLDGTLVALVEGEEVTLSPGDCYRFPSGERHGAENRSDEPAIGIGVLAPPREQPDWRET from the coding sequence ATGGACAGGGTAAGTACCGGGGACACGACGTTCGACGAGGTTGCGGAGGGAGTGTACCTCGCCGACCTGGCGACCGGGCGGCGGGCCTGCGTGAAGTACTGGCGGATCGAATCCGGCGCGACGCTACCCGTACACCGGCACGACAACGAACAGATCGGCTACGTCCTCGACGGGACGCTGGTCGCGCTGGTCGAGGGCGAGGAGGTCACGCTCTCGCCCGGCGACTGCTACCGGTTCCCGAGTGGGGAACGCCACGGTGCCGAGAACCGGTCCGACGAACCCGCGATCGGGATCGGCGTGCTCGCACCGCCGCGCGAGCAACCCGACTGGCGGGAAACATAG
- a CDS encoding CDC48 family AAA ATPase yields the protein MELGVTPGRGRVDEGAVVLDRDARRELGVEVGDWVLLESDDRRAVARVGTGDAERGHVRLPERLRRNLGVAVDDRVAVDAVDVTDADRVTIALPEDVGVEEGVGLHVRDALVGRGVVDGQVLSVALGYGSLPAEASRQVPVRVTGTDSNGPAVVRDWTAITVDEEPAQGLTDESTDRPAVTYEDVGGLEAELERVRELIELPLQHPGLFDALGVDPPSGVLLYGPPGTGKTLMARAVANEIDAHFQTISGPEITSKYYGESEQRLREVFAEAEANAPAVVFVDELDSIAPTRDGSGGDAESRIVAQLLSLLDGVRDRKRVAVVGTTNREHVVDPALRRPGRFDREVEVGVPDAQGREEILRIHTRDVPLADDVDIERYAEITHGFVGADLEHLVRESAMSALRRVRPGDDLEVTPADVADVDLEVTDRDVRDALTGVEPSALREVFVEVPDVSWDDVGGLEDVKRRLRQTVQWPLEHPDAYERVDLSPAKGVLLYGPPGTGKTLLAKAVANEAQSNFISIKGPELLNRFVGESERGVREVFSKARENAPTVVFFDEIDALAGERGRSAADAGVGERVVSQLLTELDGLETLEDVVVVATTNRPDLLDDALLRSGRFDRHVHVPVPDEEARLAIFEVHTAAKPLAADVDLERLAGETDGYVGADVEAICREAATAAIEEYVTDARTLEDLVLTAAHFERALEVVEPTTAGDARFDT from the coding sequence CTGGAACTTGGTGTCACGCCCGGACGAGGACGGGTCGACGAGGGAGCGGTCGTCCTCGATCGCGACGCGAGACGGGAACTGGGGGTCGAGGTCGGCGACTGGGTGCTCCTCGAGAGCGACGATCGACGGGCCGTCGCGAGGGTCGGCACCGGCGACGCCGAACGCGGTCACGTCCGGCTCCCGGAGCGACTCCGTCGGAACCTCGGAGTGGCGGTCGACGACCGCGTCGCAGTCGACGCCGTCGACGTGACCGACGCGGATCGGGTCACGATCGCCCTGCCCGAGGACGTCGGCGTCGAGGAAGGCGTCGGCCTGCACGTCAGGGACGCCCTCGTCGGACGAGGAGTCGTCGACGGCCAGGTGCTCTCGGTCGCGCTCGGCTACGGCTCTCTGCCAGCGGAGGCGAGCCGCCAGGTACCGGTCCGCGTGACGGGGACCGACTCGAACGGTCCCGCGGTCGTCCGCGACTGGACGGCCATCACCGTCGACGAAGAGCCCGCACAGGGGCTCACAGACGAGTCGACGGACCGACCCGCCGTCACCTACGAGGACGTCGGCGGCCTCGAGGCGGAACTCGAGCGAGTGCGCGAGCTGATCGAGCTTCCTCTTCAGCACCCGGGCCTGTTCGACGCGCTCGGCGTCGATCCACCTTCAGGCGTCCTGCTCTACGGCCCGCCGGGGACCGGCAAGACGCTGATGGCCCGCGCCGTCGCAAACGAGATCGACGCGCACTTCCAGACGATCTCGGGGCCGGAGATCACGTCGAAGTACTACGGCGAGAGCGAACAGCGCCTCCGGGAGGTCTTCGCGGAGGCCGAGGCGAACGCACCGGCGGTCGTCTTCGTCGACGAACTCGACTCCATCGCGCCGACGCGGGACGGATCCGGCGGCGACGCCGAGAGCCGGATCGTCGCCCAGTTGCTCTCGCTGCTCGACGGCGTGCGAGACCGAAAACGCGTCGCCGTCGTCGGAACGACCAACCGGGAACACGTCGTCGATCCCGCGTTGCGCCGCCCCGGCCGGTTCGACCGCGAGGTGGAGGTCGGCGTTCCCGACGCGCAGGGCCGCGAGGAGATCCTCCGGATCCACACCCGAGACGTGCCACTGGCCGACGACGTCGACATCGAGCGCTACGCCGAGATCACCCACGGGTTCGTCGGGGCCGACCTCGAGCACCTCGTCAGGGAGAGTGCGATGAGCGCGCTCCGGCGGGTGCGTCCCGGCGACGACCTCGAGGTGACGCCGGCAGACGTCGCCGACGTCGACCTCGAGGTGACGGATCGCGACGTCCGGGACGCGCTCACGGGCGTCGAACCCTCGGCGTTGCGCGAGGTGTTCGTCGAGGTGCCGGACGTCTCGTGGGACGACGTCGGCGGCCTCGAGGACGTGAAACGACGGCTGCGCCAGACCGTCCAGTGGCCCCTCGAGCACCCCGACGCGTACGAGCGGGTCGACCTCTCGCCCGCGAAAGGCGTGTTGCTCTACGGTCCGCCCGGCACGGGCAAGACGCTGCTCGCGAAGGCGGTCGCGAACGAGGCTCAGTCGAACTTCATCTCGATCAAGGGGCCGGAGTTACTGAACAGGTTCGTCGGCGAGTCAGAACGGGGCGTTCGCGAGGTCTTCTCGAAGGCCCGCGAGAACGCGCCGACGGTGGTCTTCTTCGACGAGATCGACGCGCTGGCGGGAGAACGCGGTCGGAGCGCCGCCGACGCAGGAGTCGGCGAGCGCGTCGTCTCGCAACTGCTGACCGAACTCGACGGCCTCGAGACCCTCGAGGACGTCGTCGTCGTCGCGACGACCAATCGCCCCGACCTCCTCGACGACGCCTTGCTCCGGTCGGGTCGGTTCGACCGACACGTCCACGTGCCGGTTCCGGACGAGGAGGCTCGGCTGGCGATCTTCGAGGTCCACACCGCAGCCAAGCCCCTGGCCGCGGACGTCGACCTCGAGCGACTGGCGGGCGAGACCGACGGCTACGTCGGCGCGGACGTCGAGGCGATCTGTCGCGAGGCCGCCACGGCGGCCATCGAGGAGTACGTCACCGACGCGCGAACCCTCGAGGACCTCGTGCTCACTGCGGCCCACTTCGAACGAGCACTCGAGGTGGTCGAACCGACGACGGCGGGCGACGCCAGGTTCGATACTTAG
- a CDS encoding pyrroloquinoline quinone-dependent dehydrogenase — MGIEEDRAVKAAQDTIVRETDQGYRVLGSPDESVTHQHDVDRIPEVDVTQEMILESGENPEAWLTYGGNYEQHRCTTADVITPDNVADLELEYVMHVGAGSSMEGTPLIVPGDPPVMYQSNGPNHVKAIDAREGETLWSYTYAVPSDVVLCCDDNNRGVAVLGDKVFMTTLDSGVVALNRYTGEEEWYTSTADHEEGYSATWAPVVYDGKLFTGSAGGEYGVRGFHTALDTETGEQLWHTWTSPEEEWVGDSIEQSCATNWMTATIDAEKGRLYLPVGNPGPDFDGSVRPGPNRNSAGTLAMDLETGERLWTHQESPHDVWDYDSAAPRILIRDLEIEHRDMTTDVVVSAGKTAWIYTMDSDTGELIERSEPGVQQLNMFKMIPHIDEGRRMAFMPGAMGGNDWQPPAWNPETGLAYFKMNNSPQEAWWRFEEYEEGKKYWGGILEDETEAVPEGYNDKISAIVAVDPETGQRVWRDWIEGSAYLWGGLLTTTTGLTFGGTQNGKFIAYDAETGDHLWEYDVGEVSIAGSPMSWYDPETEKQYVAIQIGGSGWLRRGTGGRDDRLAVFSMAA, encoded by the coding sequence ATGGGAATCGAAGAAGACAGGGCCGTCAAGGCCGCACAGGACACGATCGTACGGGAAACAGACCAGGGGTATCGGGTGCTCGGCTCGCCCGACGAGTCGGTGACACACCAGCACGACGTCGACCGGATTCCGGAGGTGGACGTCACCCAGGAGATGATCCTCGAGTCGGGTGAGAACCCGGAAGCGTGGCTCACCTACGGGGGGAACTACGAACAGCACCGCTGTACGACCGCCGACGTCATCACCCCCGACAACGTCGCCGACCTCGAACTCGAGTACGTGATGCACGTCGGTGCCGGCTCGAGCATGGAGGGGACGCCGCTGATCGTCCCGGGCGATCCGCCGGTGATGTACCAGTCGAACGGGCCGAACCACGTGAAAGCTATCGACGCCCGCGAGGGCGAGACGCTCTGGAGTTACACCTACGCGGTTCCCTCCGACGTGGTGCTTTGCTGTGACGACAACAACCGCGGCGTCGCCGTCCTCGGCGACAAGGTGTTCATGACGACGCTCGACTCGGGCGTCGTTGCACTGAACCGCTACACCGGCGAGGAGGAGTGGTACACGAGCACCGCCGACCACGAGGAAGGCTACTCGGCGACGTGGGCACCCGTCGTCTACGACGGCAAGCTGTTCACCGGCAGCGCCGGCGGCGAGTACGGCGTTCGCGGCTTCCACACCGCGCTCGACACCGAAACCGGCGAACAGCTCTGGCACACGTGGACCTCGCCCGAAGAGGAGTGGGTCGGCGACAGCATCGAGCAGTCGTGTGCGACGAACTGGATGACCGCGACGATCGACGCCGAGAAGGGGCGGCTGTACCTCCCCGTGGGCAACCCCGGCCCCGACTTCGACGGCTCCGTCCGTCCAGGACCGAACCGCAATAGCGCCGGGACGCTGGCGATGGACCTCGAGACGGGCGAACGCCTGTGGACCCACCAGGAGTCGCCACACGACGTCTGGGACTACGACTCGGCCGCACCGCGTATCCTGATCCGCGACCTCGAGATCGAACACCGCGACATGACCACGGACGTCGTCGTCTCGGCGGGGAAGACGGCCTGGATCTATACGATGGACTCCGACACCGGCGAGCTCATCGAGCGCAGCGAACCGGGCGTCCAGCAGCTGAACATGTTCAAGATGATCCCGCACATCGACGAGGGCCGGCGCATGGCGTTCATGCCCGGCGCGATGGGCGGCAACGACTGGCAGCCGCCGGCCTGGAACCCCGAAACCGGCCTGGCGTACTTCAAGATGAACAACTCGCCACAGGAAGCCTGGTGGCGCTTCGAGGAGTACGAAGAGGGCAAGAAGTACTGGGGTGGCATCCTGGAAGACGAGACCGAGGCCGTCCCCGAGGGCTACAACGACAAGATCAGCGCCATCGTCGCGGTCGATCCGGAGACGGGCCAGCGCGTCTGGCGCGACTGGATCGAGGGCAGTGCGTACCTGTGGGGTGGCCTGCTGACGACCACGACGGGACTCACCTTCGGTGGCACGCAGAACGGCAAATTCATCGCGTACGACGCCGAAACCGGTGACCACCTCTGGGAGTACGACGTCGGCGAGGTGTCGATCGCGGGTAGTCCGATGAGCTGGTACGACCCCGAGACCGAAAAGCAGTACGTCGCCATCCAGATCGGCGGAAGTGGCTGGCTGCGCCGCGGGACCGGCGGTCGCGACGACCGACTCGCCGTCTTCTCGATGGCAGCCTGA
- a CDS encoding amphi-Trp domain-containing protein, producing the protein MADDVNLPDDRSRERRTITDGFFEREVYLSRAETAAFLRDLADSIDDGTTLTISSADWEIPFEYGEPIEVEVEFAERRTRELEIELEFTEPEGGGDLSVE; encoded by the coding sequence ATGGCAGATGACGTCAACTTGCCGGACGACAGGTCGAGGGAACGAAGGACGATCACCGACGGCTTCTTCGAACGCGAGGTGTACCTCTCTCGAGCCGAGACGGCGGCGTTTCTGCGCGACCTCGCCGACTCGATCGACGACGGGACGACGCTGACGATCTCGAGTGCCGACTGGGAGATTCCCTTCGAGTACGGCGAACCGATCGAGGTGGAAGTCGAGTTCGCCGAGCGCCGAACCCGGGAACTCGAGATCGAACTCGAGTTCACCGAACCGGAGGGTGGGGGCGACCTCAGCGTCGAGTGA